GCCGCCTTAAACATCTATGTAGTGTACAAGTGGATTGACCGGCGTAACACGCATTTTGAAAGGATTCTAAGGATGTTCGAAACCGTCGTATCCTACCTAGATGCCCGCGGCGTCAGCGACCCAGAGATGGGTACACTCCGAAGCCTCATCTACGAAATGAGGATGCAGGAAAAGAGCCGAAGTCCAGTTCTCTGGATAGTACTATCACTTGTGTTTAACATCGTGTACATCTACGTGCTACACTTCCTCACAAAAGACTTCTACGAGCACGAACAGAGGGAAAGGAGTTTCCTAGAGACTCTTTCCCGCATCCTCCAGAAGCGTGGCATATACCTTGAGGAGCCGCGGAGTGTCATACCGTATAGGAATACTGTTGTATACGTTATACTCTCAGTGTTAACATTAGGAGTCTTTCTCCTTTACTGGATCTATGCCGTGACCAGGGATCCTAATGAGCATTTCGCGGAGCACGAACGGCTAGAGCCCATGCTCGTAGAGGCTCTAGCTAAGCTCTAGCCCGCTTTGTCTCGGGGCGGTTTTTGCTCGGCGACAAATGCTATACGTATTAGCCCCTTATCCCCGCCGTCGTATCTCTTCTCTATAATAGCTAACCCATAGATCATCAACGGAGATAAAGCTGATAGTAGCTCTCCTACGCCGGCTTCTACTCCCTTTCCTAGCTTAGCTAAAGTGTCCTCCACTTCTACGTCTAGCTCAGCCCATACAGCGCCCAGAGGGAGGCATGGCGGTTCGCCGGGGCACTCAGCCCTCGGGAGGCACTGGCTGCGTTGTGACGCATTTGAAGCCATGAGGTCTAATAATTCTCTTAGCTCCTTTGAGGCACGCGATACGTGCCTCATGGCTGCCTGGAGCATGTCCTTTACTGGGTCGGGCTTCTTGTAGAAGGCTTCTAGCTCACTGAGCTGTAGTAGCCGAGCTCCAGCGTGTACTAGGCATCGATAACGCGCTAGAGGTGAACCCGGCTGAGCCCGGTAGACTATCCTCAGCGGGTCAACATCAGCCCCAAAGAAACGGGCATATTCTTCTAAGCCTAGCTCCTCTAATTCCCTTCGCTCGTCTTTCTCGGCTATTTTCTCCAGTAGCGCGGCAGTGATG
The window above is part of the Pyrodictium delaneyi genome. Proteins encoded here:
- a CDS encoding DUF4234 domain-containing protein yields the protein MLETSRGDIAKQYLEIIRRESERRRETDYTMPLWLPFIPAILSLVAAILAIAGNTFVVVETNKYTMFLQGSGNIVASSTGNVLVFTVFIILLAAAALNIYVVYKWIDRRNTHFERILRMFETVVSYLDARGVSDPEMGTLRSLIYEMRMQEKSRSPVLWIVLSLVFNIVYIYVLHFLTKDFYEHEQRERSFLETLSRILQKRGIYLEEPRSVIPYRNTVVYVILSVLTLGVFLLYWIYAVTRDPNEHFAEHERLEPMLVEALAKL